The Nocardioides pantholopis genome window below encodes:
- a CDS encoding response regulator — protein sequence MDGSSTAGRVSAWVLRALHDGAWVVDDAGVTTWANQTFADLVGVPPDELPGTPATDLCDATSRPALAGYLAGLAGGAPVADAPAAGDPGTADPEEEVEVTLVVRRGDPVLAVLRHAPLLDDDGVRRGWLLRVNLPSRRRLLYRQLRQREEQLAEAQLIGRFGSWEWGLGDEVVQCSELEHVYGRLPADFVPTPDAFFGLIREEDRDAAVADFRRMSRSAGEAIEFDARIVAKVGEPERWIRVRGLPVFDASGGLTGLRGTVQDVTESKEQERGLLFLGAMARTANEARTLQDALLASAEHVRPYARWPVLVVGSPSRLGREDLDFVDAAWYPVSEEERDAAQRVGAQAARERRIVEGIGPRGTTLVAGPVLVGALVACVVVCDSQRAGAPGRADRALFEQSLTLLAHVAERASTARQLARARDEALAASRAKSDFLATMSHEIRTPLNGVIGLSELLGRTRLDPHQRRLARGVDQAGRTLLALVNDVLDLSKIEAGHLDLEEVDFDPRTIVEQSAALVADTAAEKGLELVVSCAADLPALVRGDPVRFGQVITNLAANAVKFTAQGEVHIRAAGAGSRTGRGSRATVRVEVRDTGVGVAPEVQEHIFKPFSQADSSTTREYGGTGLGLAISRRIVLAMGGEIGLESAPGSGATFWFTAAFGVPEVEPSAPSDQTDPLAGLRVLVVDDNATNRFILSEQLEAWGVEVLAVDSAYDALVELDAAVAREASYQVVLLDYMMPGADGEHLARLVRSEERHAQLRLVLLTSAMQPEEEWLADAGIDDYLGKPVLPSRLRDMLAAQSGRQSPASDAAGTGGDTGQEAARDRDGGQDRDGEWDEWGDPGEPAETGGGRVLVVEDNQVNQLVAEGVLRRLGYDVVLAEHGAAGVAAVAEDPRGFDLVLMDCQMPVMDGYDATRAIRAMPGPASRIPIVAMTAAAVAEERDRCLEAGMDGFLAKPVDLALLSAMLTKWVAGPGRGAAARVAELLREGLDPEMVRRMAGRFSGDAASIAVRMRDARDAGPDQVARVAHGLRGSAANLGLDDLAARCAQVEEAARAGRLPREDDLDELAAVAAAAADDLARTLADLPEPVQTTPPVVAS from the coding sequence ATGGATGGGTCGTCGACTGCAGGACGCGTCTCGGCGTGGGTCCTGCGCGCCCTCCACGACGGGGCCTGGGTGGTCGACGACGCCGGCGTGACGACCTGGGCCAACCAGACCTTCGCCGACCTGGTCGGCGTACCGCCCGACGAGCTGCCCGGCACCCCGGCGACCGACCTCTGCGACGCCACGAGCCGCCCCGCGCTGGCCGGCTACCTCGCCGGGCTGGCCGGTGGCGCCCCGGTCGCGGACGCCCCGGCGGCGGGGGACCCGGGGACGGCCGACCCCGAGGAGGAGGTCGAGGTCACGCTGGTGGTCCGCCGCGGTGACCCGGTGCTCGCGGTGCTGCGCCACGCGCCGCTCCTCGACGACGACGGCGTACGCCGGGGCTGGCTGCTGCGGGTCAACCTCCCGTCCCGGCGCCGGCTGCTCTACCGCCAGCTCCGTCAGCGCGAGGAACAGCTCGCCGAGGCCCAGCTGATCGGCCGGTTCGGCAGCTGGGAGTGGGGGCTGGGCGACGAGGTCGTGCAGTGCTCCGAGCTCGAGCACGTCTACGGCAGGCTCCCGGCCGACTTCGTGCCGACCCCCGACGCGTTCTTCGGGCTGATCCGCGAGGAGGACCGGGACGCCGCGGTCGCCGACTTCCGCCGGATGAGCAGGAGCGCCGGCGAGGCGATCGAGTTCGACGCCCGGATCGTCGCGAAGGTCGGCGAGCCGGAGCGCTGGATCCGGGTGCGCGGGCTGCCGGTGTTCGATGCGTCCGGCGGGCTGACCGGCCTGCGCGGCACCGTCCAGGACGTCACGGAGTCCAAGGAGCAGGAGCGTGGCCTGCTGTTCCTGGGGGCGATGGCCAGGACCGCGAACGAGGCCCGCACCCTCCAGGACGCCCTGCTCGCCTCCGCCGAGCACGTGCGTCCCTACGCCCGCTGGCCCGTGCTGGTCGTCGGCTCGCCGTCCCGGCTGGGCCGCGAGGACCTCGACTTCGTCGACGCCGCCTGGTACCCCGTCTCCGAGGAGGAGCGGGACGCCGCGCAGCGGGTCGGGGCGCAGGCGGCCCGCGAGCGCCGGATCGTCGAGGGCATCGGCCCGCGCGGCACCACGCTGGTCGCCGGCCCGGTCCTGGTGGGGGCCCTGGTCGCCTGTGTGGTGGTCTGCGACAGCCAGCGGGCCGGTGCTCCGGGCCGGGCCGACCGGGCGCTGTTCGAGCAGAGCCTGACCCTGCTCGCGCACGTCGCGGAGCGGGCCAGCACCGCCCGGCAGCTGGCCCGGGCGCGGGACGAGGCCCTGGCCGCGTCCCGGGCGAAGTCGGACTTCCTCGCGACGATGAGCCACGAGATCCGCACTCCGCTGAACGGCGTGATCGGGCTCAGCGAGCTGTTGGGCCGCACCCGTCTCGACCCGCACCAGCGGCGGCTGGCCCGCGGCGTCGACCAGGCCGGGCGCACGCTGCTGGCGCTGGTCAACGACGTCCTGGACCTCTCGAAGATCGAGGCCGGCCACCTCGACCTCGAGGAGGTCGACTTCGACCCCCGCACGATCGTCGAGCAGAGCGCGGCCCTGGTGGCCGACACCGCTGCCGAGAAGGGCCTGGAGCTCGTGGTCTCCTGCGCCGCCGACCTGCCCGCGCTGGTCCGGGGCGACCCGGTCCGCTTCGGCCAGGTCATCACGAACCTCGCGGCGAACGCTGTGAAGTTCACAGCGCAGGGCGAGGTGCACATCCGGGCCGCCGGTGCCGGGTCGCGGACCGGTCGCGGGTCCCGGGCGACCGTGCGCGTCGAGGTGCGAGACACCGGCGTCGGCGTCGCCCCGGAGGTCCAGGAGCACATCTTCAAGCCGTTCTCCCAGGCCGACAGCTCGACCACCCGCGAGTACGGCGGCACCGGGCTCGGACTGGCGATCAGTCGGCGCATCGTGCTGGCCATGGGTGGCGAGATCGGGCTCGAGAGCGCGCCCGGGAGTGGCGCGACGTTCTGGTTCACCGCTGCCTTCGGGGTTCCCGAGGTCGAGCCGTCCGCTCCGAGCGACCAGACGGACCCGCTCGCCGGGCTCCGCGTGCTGGTCGTCGACGACAACGCCACGAACCGCTTCATCCTGTCCGAGCAGCTCGAGGCCTGGGGCGTCGAGGTGCTGGCGGTGGACTCGGCGTACGACGCGCTGGTCGAGCTCGACGCGGCGGTCGCTCGCGAGGCGTCCTACCAGGTGGTGCTGCTCGACTACATGATGCCCGGCGCGGACGGCGAGCACCTGGCCCGCCTGGTGCGCAGCGAGGAGCGGCACGCCCAGCTCCGCCTGGTGCTGCTCACCTCGGCGATGCAGCCCGAGGAGGAGTGGCTGGCCGACGCCGGCATCGACGACTACCTCGGCAAGCCGGTGCTGCCCTCCCGGCTGCGCGACATGCTCGCCGCCCAGTCCGGGCGGCAGTCGCCGGCGAGCGACGCTGCGGGGACGGGCGGGGACACCGGCCAGGAGGCCGCGCGCGACCGCGACGGCGGTCAGGACCGCGACGGCGAGTGGGACGAGTGGGGTGACCCCGGGGAGCCGGCCGAGACGGGCGGCGGCCGGGTGCTCGTGGTGGAGGACAACCAGGTCAACCAGCTGGTCGCCGAGGGGGTGCTGCGCCGGCTCGGGTACGACGTGGTGCTGGCCGAGCACGGCGCCGCCGGCGTCGCGGCCGTGGCGGAGGACCCGAGGGGCTTCGACCTGGTGCTGATGGACTGCCAGATGCCGGTGATGGACGGCTACGACGCGACCCGCGCGATCCGGGCGATGCCGGGCCCGGCGAGCCGGATCCCGATCGTCGCGATGACCGCCGCCGCCGTCGCGGAGGAGCGGGACCGCTGCCTGGAGGCCGGGATGGACGGGTTCCTCGCGAAGCCGGTCGACCTGGCCCTGCTCTCCGCGATGCTGACCAAGTGGGTCGCCGGTCCCGGTCGAGGCGCCGCCGCCCGGGTGGCCGAGCTGCTGCGCGAGGGGCTCGACCCGGAGATGGTGCGGCGGATGGCCGGCCGGTTCTCCGGTGATGCAGCGAGCATCGCGGTCCGGATGCGAGACGCGCGCGACGCGGGACCGGACCAGGTGGCCCGGGTCGCCCACGGGCTGCGCGGCAGCGCGGCCAACCTGGGCCTGGACGACCTGGCCGCTCGGTGTGCCCAGGTCGAGGAGGCTGCCCGGGCGGGCCGGCTGCCCCGTGAGGACGATCTCGATGAACTGGCCGCGGTGGCCGCGGCGGCGGCCGACGACCTGGCCCGCACCCTTGCTGACCTGCCCGAACCGGTCCAGACGACTCCGCCCGTGGTCGCCTCCTAG
- a CDS encoding VOC family protein, which produces MTAFVSHTTIDCRNAYELSEWWKQVLGYVDVAGDPNLPGHEECMIVDPESGHRLLFIEVPDEKSGKNRLHLDLAPRSGTRDDQLVQLLGLGATEVADLRGKYGPGTGWVVLADPEGNEFCILRSEAERAAAPVS; this is translated from the coding sequence ATGACCGCCTTCGTCTCCCACACGACCATCGACTGCCGCAACGCCTACGAGCTCTCCGAGTGGTGGAAGCAGGTGCTCGGGTACGTCGACGTCGCCGGTGACCCGAACCTGCCGGGACACGAGGAGTGCATGATCGTGGACCCCGAGAGCGGCCACCGGCTGCTGTTCATCGAGGTCCCGGACGAGAAGTCCGGCAAGAACCGCCTCCACCTCGACCTGGCCCCCCGGTCCGGGACCCGCGACGACCAGTTGGTGCAGCTGCTGGGTCTGGGCGCCACCGAGGTCGCCGACCTGCGCGGGAAGTACGGCCCGGGAACCGGGTGGGTGGTGCTCGCCGACCCGGAGGGCAACGAGTTCTGCATCCTGCGCTCGGAGGCCGAGCGGGCGGCCGCTCCCGTGTCCTGA
- a CDS encoding heavy metal translocating P-type ATPase, with product MTTETHPEQTTDVELAISGMTCASCANRIERKLNKLDGVTASVNYATEKARVTHPATVSTDDLLATVEAAGYSATLPQPAAAAGGSEADAEEPAERELRTLRDRLVVSAALTVPVIAMAMVPALQFEYWQWLSLTLAAPVAVWGAWPFHRAAWTNLRHGATTMDTLVSIGVLAAFGWSVVALFWGTAGEPGMTHPFRFTIERSDGMGNIYLEAATGVTTFLLAGRWFEKRSKRRAGAALRALLDLGAKDVAVLHGTTEVRVPADTLAVGDRFVVRPGEKIATDGVVESGTSAVDASMLTGEPVPVEVGPGADVVGGCVNAGGRLVVRATRVGAETQLAQMAQLVEEAQNGKAAAQRLADRVSGVFVPVVIALAVATLGFWLGADAPASAAFTAAVSVLIIACPCALGLATPTALMVGTGRGAQLGILIRGPEVLESTRQVDTVVLDKTGTVTTGQMALVSVVADGATEDDVRRLAGALESGSEHPIARAIAGDGPHPAVTDFVNEAGLGVRGTVEGHAVVVGRPALLEAHGLALPAALAAALDDAQAAGRTPVLAGWDGAARGVLVVSDTVKPTSAEAVAELRALGLRPVLLTGDHERAARTVAAEVGIDEVIADVLPADKVDVVARLQGEGRVVAMVGDGVNDAAALAQADLGIAMGTGTDVAIEASDLTLVRGDLRVAADAVRLARRTLATIKGNLVWAFGYNVAALPLAAAGLLNPMIAGGAMALSSVFVVSNSLRLRGFR from the coding sequence ATGACCACTGAGACCCACCCCGAGCAGACCACCGACGTCGAGCTCGCGATCTCCGGGATGACCTGCGCGTCCTGCGCGAACCGGATCGAGCGCAAGCTCAACAAGCTCGACGGGGTCACCGCCTCGGTCAACTACGCGACCGAGAAGGCACGGGTCACCCACCCGGCCACCGTCAGCACCGACGACCTGCTGGCCACGGTCGAGGCCGCCGGCTACTCCGCGACCCTGCCGCAGCCCGCCGCCGCCGCGGGCGGGTCCGAGGCGGACGCCGAGGAGCCGGCCGAGCGCGAGCTGCGCACGCTGCGCGACCGGCTCGTGGTGTCGGCGGCGCTGACGGTGCCCGTCATCGCGATGGCGATGGTGCCGGCCCTGCAGTTCGAGTACTGGCAGTGGCTCTCGCTGACCCTGGCGGCGCCGGTCGCGGTCTGGGGCGCCTGGCCCTTCCACCGGGCCGCTTGGACCAACCTGCGCCACGGCGCCACCACGATGGACACGCTGGTCTCGATCGGGGTGCTCGCGGCCTTCGGCTGGTCGGTGGTCGCGCTGTTCTGGGGCACCGCCGGCGAGCCCGGGATGACCCACCCGTTCCGGTTCACGATCGAGCGCAGCGACGGGATGGGCAACATCTACCTCGAGGCCGCCACCGGGGTGACGACCTTCCTGCTGGCCGGCCGCTGGTTCGAGAAGCGCTCCAAGCGGCGGGCCGGGGCGGCGCTGCGCGCGCTGCTCGACCTGGGCGCCAAGGACGTGGCAGTGCTGCACGGCACGACCGAGGTGCGGGTGCCGGCCGACACCCTCGCGGTCGGGGACCGGTTCGTCGTACGCCCCGGGGAGAAGATCGCCACCGACGGGGTGGTGGAGTCCGGGACGTCGGCGGTCGACGCCTCGATGCTCACCGGTGAGCCGGTCCCGGTCGAGGTCGGGCCGGGCGCCGACGTGGTCGGCGGGTGCGTGAACGCCGGCGGCCGGCTGGTGGTGCGCGCGACCCGGGTCGGCGCCGAGACCCAGCTGGCGCAGATGGCGCAGCTGGTCGAGGAGGCGCAGAACGGCAAGGCCGCGGCGCAGCGGCTCGCGGACCGGGTCTCCGGGGTCTTCGTGCCGGTGGTGATCGCGCTCGCCGTCGCGACGCTGGGCTTCTGGCTGGGCGCCGACGCGCCGGCCTCCGCGGCGTTCACGGCAGCGGTCTCCGTGCTGATCATCGCCTGCCCGTGCGCGCTGGGCCTGGCCACGCCGACGGCGCTGATGGTCGGCACCGGCCGGGGCGCGCAGCTCGGCATCCTGATCCGCGGACCCGAGGTGCTGGAGTCGACCCGCCAGGTCGACACGGTCGTGCTGGACAAGACCGGGACCGTCACGACCGGGCAGATGGCGCTGGTCTCCGTGGTCGCCGACGGCGCCACCGAGGACGACGTACGCCGCCTCGCGGGCGCCCTGGAGTCCGGCTCGGAGCACCCGATCGCTCGCGCGATCGCGGGGGACGGGCCGCACCCGGCCGTCACGGACTTCGTCAACGAGGCCGGGCTGGGCGTGCGCGGCACGGTCGAGGGCCATGCAGTGGTCGTCGGCCGCCCGGCCCTGCTCGAGGCGCACGGGCTCGCGCTCCCCGCCGCGCTCGCCGCGGCGCTGGACGACGCGCAGGCGGCCGGCCGGACGCCGGTCCTGGCCGGCTGGGACGGGGCGGCCCGGGGCGTGCTGGTGGTGTCCGACACCGTGAAGCCGACCTCCGCCGAGGCGGTCGCCGAACTGCGCGCGCTGGGCCTGCGGCCGGTGCTGCTCACCGGCGACCACGAGCGAGCGGCCCGCACCGTCGCCGCCGAGGTCGGGATCGACGAGGTCATCGCCGACGTGCTGCCCGCCGACAAGGTCGACGTCGTGGCGCGGCTGCAGGGCGAGGGCCGGGTCGTCGCGATGGTCGGCGACGGCGTCAACGACGCCGCCGCGCTCGCCCAGGCCGACCTCGGCATCGCGATGGGCACCGGCACCGACGTGGCCATCGAGGCCAGCGACCTGACACTGGTCCGCGGCGACCTGCGGGTCGCGGCCGACGCCGTGCGCCTGGCCCGCCGTACCCTCGCGACGATCAAGGGCAACCTGGTCTGGGCGTTCGGCTACAACGTCGCCGCGCTGCCGCTGGCCGCCGCCGGCCTGCTCAACCCGATGATCGCCGGAGGCGCCATGGCGCTGTCGTCGGTGTTCGTGGTGTCGAACAGCCTGCGGCTGCGCGGCTTCCGGTAA
- a CDS encoding metal-sensitive transcriptional regulator, with protein sequence MGEHAGHGYIERKDDYLTRLRRIEGQARGLQRMVEEEKYCIDILTQVSAMTKALHAVSIGLLEEHMNHCVVNAARAGDDAEARTKVTEAVDAIARLVRS encoded by the coding sequence ATGGGCGAGCATGCTGGGCACGGCTACATCGAGCGCAAGGACGACTACCTCACGCGGCTGCGCCGCATCGAGGGGCAGGCGCGGGGGCTGCAACGTATGGTCGAGGAGGAGAAGTACTGCATCGACATCCTCACCCAGGTCTCCGCGATGACGAAGGCCCTGCACGCCGTCTCGATCGGCCTGCTGGAGGAGCACATGAACCACTGCGTCGTGAACGCCGCTCGCGCCGGCGACGACGCCGAGGCACGGACGAAGGTGACCGAGGCCGTCGACGCGATCGCGCGACTGGTCCGGTCCTGA
- a CDS encoding SGNH/GDSL hydrolase family protein, with translation MHLRALLGTLLVLTLLAPGPVAGFALRSGDGSQARAASIEDGAPLRVTFVGDSMTQGQSGSTTWRYWLWREFSDQRVAATFVGPQTGLSKGGGANLYNHTDHGFQKFHAAQAGTRFAYHLGRVRELVESQAPDVVVLQLGFNDAAVHDAARIAADTGLYLERLFEADPDVRVVLGEIPPGARPFVAQPQTRNARTALANRMVAEEWGDDERVAIAHTRTTTWQPWSPARHTFDGAHPNATGETLMAHRMALALAELGVFARPVDVYRPTTWTPAARPTVTVKRRAATVRVGVVRRVVSATSARVVVANAAGRRVWRSGWTKRATVRTTLRPGRYRVWLEVRRQTMAGATWSTPVRVRR, from the coding sequence GTGCACCTGCGAGCCCTGCTCGGGACGCTGCTCGTCCTCACGCTGCTGGCGCCCGGACCGGTCGCGGGCTTCGCCCTTCGGTCGGGCGACGGGAGCCAGGCCCGTGCCGCCTCGATCGAGGACGGGGCGCCGCTGCGAGTCACGTTCGTCGGGGACTCGATGACCCAGGGCCAGTCCGGCTCGACGACGTGGCGCTACTGGCTGTGGCGCGAGTTCTCCGACCAGCGGGTCGCCGCCACGTTCGTCGGCCCGCAGACCGGCCTGTCCAAGGGCGGCGGGGCCAACCTGTACAACCACACCGACCACGGCTTCCAGAAGTTCCACGCCGCCCAGGCCGGCACCCGGTTCGCCTACCACCTCGGCCGGGTGCGCGAGCTCGTCGAGAGCCAGGCCCCCGACGTGGTGGTGCTGCAGCTCGGCTTCAACGATGCAGCCGTCCACGACGCGGCCCGGATCGCCGCCGACACCGGCCTCTACCTGGAGCGGCTCTTCGAGGCCGACCCGGACGTGCGGGTCGTGCTCGGCGAGATTCCTCCGGGGGCCCGGCCGTTCGTGGCCCAGCCGCAGACCCGCAACGCCCGCACCGCGCTCGCCAACCGGATGGTCGCCGAGGAGTGGGGCGACGACGAGCGGGTCGCGATCGCCCACACCCGGACCACGACCTGGCAGCCGTGGAGCCCGGCCCGGCACACCTTCGACGGGGCCCACCCCAACGCCACCGGCGAGACGCTGATGGCGCACCGGATGGCCCTGGCCCTGGCCGAGCTCGGCGTCTTCGCGCGGCCGGTCGACGTCTACCGCCCGACCACGTGGACGCCGGCCGCGCGCCCGACCGTCACCGTGAAGCGCCGGGCCGCGACCGTCCGCGTCGGGGTCGTCCGTCGCGTGGTCAGCGCGACCAGCGCCCGCGTCGTGGTCGCGAACGCCGCCGGGCGTCGGGTGTGGCGCTCGGGCTGGACGAAGCGGGCCACCGTGCGCACCACGTTGCGCCCCGGCCGCTACCGGGTCTGGCTCGAGGTGCGCCGCCAGACGATGGCCGGCGCCACCTGGAGCACGCCGGTGCGGGTACGCCGCTGA
- a CDS encoding heavy-metal-associated domain-containing protein: protein MSETTTYTVTGMTCGHCEMSVREEVGEIPGVQDVQASHETGAVVVTSDGPLDRAAVAAAVEEAGYALA from the coding sequence ATGAGCGAGACGACCACCTACACCGTCACCGGCATGACCTGTGGCCACTGCGAGATGTCGGTGCGCGAGGAGGTCGGCGAGATCCCCGGCGTCCAGGACGTCCAGGCCTCCCACGAGACCGGCGCGGTCGTCGTCACCAGCGACGGCCCCCTCGATCGGGCCGCCGTCGCGGCCGCGGTCGAGGAGGCCGGCTACGCGCTGGCCTGA
- a CDS encoding cold-shock protein, which translates to MAQGTVKWFNAEKGFGFIAQEDGGDDVFVHYSAIQTQGYKSLDENQKVEFDVTQGPKGPQAENVRAI; encoded by the coding sequence ATGGCTCAAGGCACCGTGAAGTGGTTCAACGCCGAGAAGGGTTTCGGCTTCATTGCGCAGGAGGACGGCGGCGACGACGTCTTCGTGCACTACTCGGCGATTCAGACCCAGGGCTACAAGTCCCTGGACGAGAACCAGAAGGTCGAGTTCGACGTCACGCAGGGTCCCAAGGGCCCGCAGGCGGAGAACGTTCGCGCCATCTGA